Proteins encoded in a region of the Massilia sp. UMI-21 genome:
- a CDS encoding response regulator — translation MKANSTLILNVDDNDGARYAKTRILQGAGFEVVEATNGTDALDTVKRLCPALVLLDVKLPDINGIEVCRRIKANPDSAMVLVLQTSAALTGRADKIRGLEGGADNYLAAPIEADELIANVNALLRMHQTQVDLRDSEERFRQLTDNIDDVFWMFAVPEGSLVYVSPAYSDIWGRSVESLREQPGGWLDAVHPDDRPRVAARWGQLPDAPHYDDEFRVNAPDGRMRWVRDRLFPVRDTRGQVYRVARVTSDITARKEMEALLRAADRNKNQFLATLAHELRNPLSPIRNAAALLGATGEGSAERQARAREVISRQVDHLAHLVDDLLDVARISEGKIVLRTEEVNLGAVVAQAIETAGPAIHSRGHQLDVKLPEQQVWVTGDPVRLAQSVGNLLHNAAKFTPTGGEIQIEVALADNGRVRIAVHDNGIGIAEDNLSRIFGMFAQVDVPPDRAPEGLGIGLSLVSHLLELHGGHLYAESLGIGMGSTFTVELPLLRVSTPDGGAEHRQAPESGGSGMRVLLVDDNVDAMEMMAFLLAEMGYETCTTSDAAQIDELARRHHPQVIVLDIGLPGIDGYEVARRIKRNPALAGIRLVAHTGYGSPEDRRRAMDAGFDAHLVKPAELPDLEKALKG, via the coding sequence ATGAAAGCCAATTCGACCTTGATCCTCAACGTAGACGACAACGACGGCGCGCGTTACGCCAAGACACGCATCCTGCAGGGAGCCGGGTTCGAGGTCGTCGAAGCGACCAACGGCACCGACGCGCTGGACACGGTCAAGCGCCTGTGCCCGGCCCTGGTGCTGCTCGACGTGAAGCTGCCCGATATCAACGGCATCGAGGTCTGCCGCCGCATCAAGGCCAATCCGGACAGCGCCATGGTGCTGGTCTTGCAAACCTCGGCCGCGCTGACGGGCCGCGCCGACAAGATCCGCGGCCTGGAGGGCGGGGCCGACAACTACCTGGCGGCGCCGATCGAAGCCGACGAACTGATCGCCAACGTCAATGCGCTGCTGCGCATGCACCAGACCCAGGTCGACCTGCGCGACAGCGAGGAGCGATTTCGCCAGCTGACCGACAACATCGACGACGTGTTCTGGATGTTCGCCGTGCCCGAGGGCAGCCTGGTGTACGTCAGCCCGGCCTATTCGGACATCTGGGGACGCAGCGTCGAGTCGCTGCGCGAGCAGCCCGGCGGCTGGCTCGATGCGGTGCATCCGGACGATCGCCCGCGTGTCGCCGCGCGCTGGGGCCAACTGCCCGACGCGCCGCATTACGACGACGAGTTCCGCGTCAATGCGCCCGACGGCCGCATGCGCTGGGTGCGCGACCGCCTGTTCCCCGTACGCGACACGCGCGGCCAGGTATACCGGGTGGCGCGCGTTACCAGCGACATCACGGCGCGCAAGGAGATGGAAGCGCTGTTGCGCGCGGCCGACCGCAACAAGAACCAGTTCCTGGCGACGCTCGCGCACGAACTGCGCAACCCGCTCAGCCCGATCCGCAACGCGGCCGCGCTGCTGGGCGCAACGGGCGAGGGCAGCGCCGAGCGCCAGGCGCGTGCGCGCGAAGTCATCTCGCGCCAGGTGGACCACCTGGCGCATCTGGTGGATGACCTGCTCGACGTGGCGCGCATTTCCGAGGGCAAGATCGTGCTGCGCACCGAAGAGGTCAACCTCGGCGCTGTCGTGGCCCAGGCAATCGAGACCGCCGGGCCGGCGATCCACTCGCGCGGCCACCAGCTCGACGTGAAGCTGCCGGAGCAGCAGGTGTGGGTGACGGGCGACCCGGTGCGCCTGGCCCAGTCGGTGGGCAACCTGCTGCACAACGCCGCCAAGTTCACGCCGACGGGCGGTGAGATACAGATCGAGGTCGCGCTGGCCGACAACGGGCGGGTGCGGATCGCGGTCCACGACAACGGCATCGGCATCGCGGAAGACAACCTGTCGCGCATTTTCGGCATGTTCGCCCAGGTGGACGTGCCGCCCGACCGTGCGCCGGAAGGCCTGGGCATCGGCCTGTCGCTGGTGTCGCACCTGCTCGAGCTGCACGGCGGCCATTTATACGCCGAGAGCCTCGGCATCGGCATGGGCAGCACCTTCACGGTCGAGCTGCCGCTGCTGCGCGTGAGCACCCCTGACGGCGGCGCCGAGCACCGTCAGGCGCCGGAATCGGGCGGGAGCGGCATGCGCGTGCTGCTGGTGGACGACAACGTCGACGCGATGGAAATGATGGCCTTCCTGCTGGCCGAGATGGGCTACGAGACCTGCACCACCTCGGACGCCGCGCAGATCGACGAACTGGCGCGGCGCCACCACCCGCAGGTGATCGTGCTCGACATCGGCCTGCCCGGCATCGACGGCTACGAGGTGGCGCGCCGCATCAAGAGGAACCCGGCACTGGCCGGCATCCGCCTGGTGGCGCACACCGGCTACGGCTCGCCGGAAGACCGCCGGCGCGCGATGGACGCGGGTTTCGATGCCCACCTGGTCAAGCCGGCCGAGCTGCCGGACCTGGAGAAGGCGCTGAAAGGCTAG
- a CDS encoding sensor histidine kinase, protein MSTQRIVHVALDSDQDVVQVRQRARQVSELLGFSQQDQVRVATAVSEVARVACHQGSGGRALFQLQNEGTRQNLEVTINPGSGPRKASTLPDMEEGISRSLPELALITAHRLMDSCDVEPAQGAVTTITMRKRLPPQAAITPARLAEVAARLADSPVSNTLQELQLQNQELVATLAELRERQEDLLSLTRELEDTNRGIVALYAEIEDKAERLRRADEMKSRFLSNTSHELRTPLSSIRALAQLLLDRMDGDLTGEQERQVQFIANAANDLSELVNDLLDLAKIEAGKVEVHLAPVVVDNLFRALKGMLRPLVDEGRVELVFEPSNVTEAFDSDEGKISQVLRNFISNALKFTERGTVRVSAIYDEARDEIAFAVADTGIGIGPDNLQLIFEEFSQIEHPLQRRSKGTGLGLPLCRKLADLLHGRVDVNSTLGAGSTFTLTLPRRFPLPSQEDTES, encoded by the coding sequence GTGAGCACGCAACGCATCGTGCACGTGGCCCTGGACAGCGACCAGGATGTGGTGCAGGTGCGTCAGCGGGCACGCCAGGTCTCGGAGCTGCTCGGCTTTTCGCAGCAGGACCAGGTGCGGGTGGCGACCGCCGTGTCGGAGGTGGCGCGCGTGGCCTGCCACCAGGGATCGGGCGGTCGCGCCCTGTTCCAGCTCCAGAACGAAGGAACGCGCCAGAACCTCGAGGTGACGATCAACCCGGGCAGCGGGCCGCGCAAGGCCTCGACCCTGCCCGATATGGAAGAAGGCATTTCCAGGTCCTTGCCGGAACTGGCGCTGATCACCGCACATCGCCTGATGGACTCCTGCGATGTCGAGCCGGCGCAGGGCGCGGTCACGACCATTACCATGCGCAAGCGGCTGCCGCCGCAGGCCGCCATCACGCCGGCGCGCCTGGCCGAGGTGGCGGCGCGCCTGGCCGACAGCCCGGTCTCGAACACGCTGCAGGAACTGCAGCTGCAGAACCAGGAACTGGTCGCCACGCTGGCCGAGCTGCGCGAACGCCAGGAAGACCTGTTGTCGCTCACGCGCGAGCTCGAAGACACCAACCGCGGCATCGTGGCCCTGTACGCCGAGATCGAGGACAAGGCCGAGCGCCTGCGCCGCGCCGATGAGATGAAGTCGCGCTTCCTGTCCAACACCAGCCATGAGCTGCGCACGCCGCTGTCGTCGATCCGCGCGCTGGCCCAGCTGTTGCTGGACCGCATGGACGGCGACCTGACGGGCGAGCAGGAGCGCCAGGTGCAGTTCATCGCCAACGCGGCCAACGACCTGTCGGAGCTGGTCAACGACCTGCTCGACCTGGCCAAGATCGAGGCGGGCAAGGTCGAGGTGCATCTCGCCCCGGTGGTGGTCGACAACCTGTTCCGCGCCCTCAAGGGCATGTTGCGCCCGCTGGTGGACGAAGGGCGCGTCGAACTGGTGTTCGAGCCCTCCAACGTGACCGAGGCCTTCGATTCGGACGAAGGCAAGATCTCGCAGGTGCTGCGCAACTTCATCTCGAACGCCCTCAAGTTTACCGAGCGCGGGACCGTGCGCGTCTCCGCCATCTACGACGAGGCGCGCGACGAGATCGCGTTCGCGGTCGCCGATACCGGGATCGGCATCGGCCCGGACAACCTGCAACTGATTTTCGAAGAGTTCAGCCAGATCGAACATCCGCTTCAGCGGCGCAGCAAGGGAACAGGTCTCGGCCTTCCGCTGTGCCGCAAGCTGGCTGACCTGCTGCACGGACGCGTGGACGTGAACAGCACCCTTGGCGCAGGTTCGACCTTCACGCTGACCCTGCCGCGCCGCTTCCCGCTGCCGAGCCAAGAAGACACCGAATCATGA
- a CDS encoding ATP-binding protein → MEALISSLSPQQVFVIAHASDVAAARRAGQRLADELGFDETRAGQLALIVTEASTNILKHAGEGEVHIGPAQSAAGAGIDVLAVDAGPGIADIDACLVDGMSTAGTAGTGLGALRRLADEFDVYTVPGKGAAFFMRLWRDGAAPEPCGVEIGALWAPMAGEEECGDGWAVRCDGRGASLLAADGLGHGPEAARAAAAAIKTLDARKAPRAQDLMLAAHDALRGTRGAAMATARIDFDEDALHFAGIGNIAGCVIDDGRRALVSHNGIVGHNMRKVQEFAMPFGPGALCIMHSDGIQTQWDLAKYPGLAGRSAVLIAAVLMRDYIRRRDDAMVLVVRRYGGVA, encoded by the coding sequence ATGGAAGCGCTGATCAGTTCCCTCTCGCCGCAGCAGGTGTTCGTCATCGCGCATGCGAGCGACGTCGCCGCGGCGCGCCGTGCCGGCCAGCGCCTGGCCGACGAACTCGGTTTCGACGAGACCCGGGCCGGCCAACTGGCCCTGATCGTCACCGAGGCCTCCACCAACATCCTCAAGCATGCGGGCGAAGGCGAGGTCCACATCGGGCCGGCGCAGTCGGCCGCCGGGGCCGGCATCGACGTGCTGGCGGTCGACGCGGGGCCGGGCATCGCCGACATCGACGCCTGCCTGGTCGACGGCATGTCCACCGCGGGCACGGCCGGCACCGGACTGGGGGCGCTGCGCCGCCTGGCCGACGAGTTCGACGTCTACACCGTGCCGGGCAAGGGCGCTGCCTTCTTCATGCGCCTGTGGCGCGACGGGGCGGCGCCGGAACCCTGCGGCGTCGAGATCGGCGCGCTGTGGGCGCCGATGGCGGGCGAGGAAGAATGCGGCGACGGCTGGGCCGTGCGCTGCGACGGCCGCGGCGCCTCGCTGCTCGCCGCCGACGGCCTCGGGCACGGACCGGAAGCCGCGCGCGCGGCCGCCGCCGCCATCAAGACGCTCGATGCGCGCAAGGCGCCGCGCGCGCAAGACCTGATGCTGGCCGCGCACGACGCCTTGCGCGGCACGCGCGGCGCGGCCATGGCGACGGCGCGCATCGATTTCGACGAGGACGCGCTGCATTTCGCCGGCATCGGCAATATCGCCGGCTGCGTCATCGACGACGGAAGGCGCGCGCTGGTGTCGCACAACGGCATCGTCGGGCACAACATGCGCAAGGTGCAGGAGTTCGCCATGCCGTTCGGCCCCGGCGCGCTGTGCATCATGCACTCGGACGGCATCCAGACCCAGTGGGACCTGGCGAAGTACCCGGGACTGGCCGGACGCAGCGCCGTGCTGATCGCCGCCGTCCTGATGCGCGACTACATCCGCCGCCGCGACGACGCGATGGTGCTGGTGGTGCGCCGCTACGGAGGTGTCGCGTGA